Proteins co-encoded in one Quercus robur chromosome 8, dhQueRobu3.1, whole genome shotgun sequence genomic window:
- the LOC126696790 gene encoding dof zinc finger protein DOF2.5-like produces the protein MDGTAQWPKGQGVGLVKPLEGVAPSTRPMLERRARPQEHLNCPRCNSTNTKFCYYNNYSLTQPRYFCKTCRRYWTEGGSLRNVPVGGGSRKNRKSSATATATPSTSSKIPDLNPPNLSQFSSQNPKAHEGQDLNLGFPAFQKYHDVSQYVQVPKIENNNNNHQNSGSASSTHLSALELLRTGIASRGLNTFIPPSMPDSSTLYSSSGFPFHEFKPTHGFSIDGFGSRYGAQENGGKLLFPFEELKQISSTNQQVEQNKGQGGPSGYWSAMLNGGGPW, from the coding sequence GGTCAAGGAGTAGGGCTAGTGAAGCCCTTAGAAGGAGTAGCTCCTAGCACAAGGCCTATGTTAGAGAGAAGAGCAAGGCCTCAAGAGCACTTGAATTGTCCAAGGTGTAACTCAACCAACACCAAGTTCTGTTACTACAACAACTACAGCCTCACTCAACCAAGATACTTCTGCAAGACTTGCAGAAGGTATTGGACTGAAGGTGGGTCTCTTAGAAACGTTCCTGTTGGAGGAGGTTCAAGAAAGAACAGGAAGTCTtcagcaacagcaacagcaacaccATCAACTTCATCAAAGATTCCTGATCTTAATCCCCCAAACCTTTCacaattttcttctcaaaatccaAAGGCCCATGAAGGCCAAGATCTTAATCTTGGTTTCCCAGCTTTCCAGAAGTATCATGATGTATCCCAATATGTTCAAGTgcccaaaattgaaaacaacaataacaatcacCAAAACTCTGGCTCTGCTTCCTCTACTCATCTTTCAGCTTTGGAGCTACTAAGGACTGGAATTGCTTCCAGGGGTTTGAATACTTTTATCCCACCATCTATGCCTGATTCAAGTACACTTTACTCATCATCTGGATTCCCTTTCCATGAATTCAAACCAACCCATGGGTTTTCTATTGATGGGTTTGGAAGTAGGTATGGAGCTCAAGAGAATGGAGGGAAGCTTTTGTTTCCTTTTGAAGAACTGAAGCAGATTTCAAGCACAAACCAACAGGTTGAACAGAATAAGGGACAAGGGGGTCCAAGTGGATATTGGAGTGCAATGTTAAATGGAGGAGGACcttggtaa